From one Desulforegula conservatrix Mb1Pa genomic stretch:
- a CDS encoding replication protein has translation MPDRGNRSFIDNEFFEAVAKHRIPGEQMQVLSAIVRKTWCWSKDSDRIAVSQIVEITGLKKQNVFRSIQALITKNIISVIKNDDKAAHIIEINRDFGSWVASSKKITSSKVIQGVIKNDDKTSSKVMDTKDNKDTLTKDIKNSYCSDFENPNDTPPPDPELKPEKKTKIYSFSEKHLLLADLLHDEILKNKPDFKFPGNYRNEWSDTARLMTDRDKREPEDIKAIILWSQSDEFWKSNILSMSKLRIQFDKLQMQQKKQPMNGKKSSCPMTNYVTPKDLAAEAAKYANTLPDPEDWLK, from the coding sequence GGTCATTTATCGACAATGAGTTTTTTGAGGCGGTTGCCAAGCATAGGATACCCGGCGAGCAGATGCAGGTTCTTTCAGCTATTGTCAGAAAAACTTGGTGCTGGAGCAAGGATTCAGACAGGATCGCAGTATCACAAATAGTTGAGATTACAGGATTAAAGAAACAAAATGTATTCAGATCGATACAGGCATTAATAACAAAAAACATCATAAGTGTAATCAAAAATGATGACAAAGCGGCACATATTATTGAAATAAATAGAGATTTTGGTTCTTGGGTTGCGTCATCAAAAAAGATTACGTCATCAAAAGTGATTCAAGGCGTAATCAAAAATGATGACAAAACGTCATCAAAAGTGATGGACACAAAAGACAATAAAGACACTTTAACAAAAGACATTAAAAACTCTTATTGTTCGGATTTTGAAAATCCGAACGATACTCCTCCCCCTGACCCAGAATTAAAGCCTGAAAAAAAGACAAAGATTTATAGCTTTTCTGAAAAGCATCTTCTTCTTGCCGATCTCCTGCATGATGAGATTTTGAAAAACAAGCCTGATTTTAAATTCCCCGGCAACTATCGCAACGAATGGTCAGACACAGCAAGGCTTATGACCGACCGTGACAAGCGTGAGCCTGAAGACATTAAGGCCATTATCCTCTGGAGCCAGTCAGACGAGTTCTGGAAATCGAATATCTTGTCTATGTCGAAACTCCGCATCCAGTTTGACAAACTACAGATGCAGCAAAAAAAACAGCCCATGAATGGCAAGAAATCATCATGCCCGATGACAAACTATGTGACGCCCAAAGACCTCGCCGCAGAAGCTGCAAAGTACGCAAATACATTACCTGACCCGGAGGACTGGCTGAAATGA